The Lacrimispora xylanolytica genome has a segment encoding these proteins:
- a CDS encoding ABC transporter ATP-binding protein, with amino-acid sequence MNRLLTNHLSISYGENTVIENLDIQIPEGKITILVGSNGCGKSTLLRSLCRLLKPARGAVVLDGNDIFKMSTRDVARKLAVLPQGPTAPEGLTVMQLVRQGRYPHQNWLQQWTSEDEEMVQKALHDTKMTDIADRTVDSLSGGQRQRAWIAMTLAQGTDILLLDEPTTYLDLAHQIEVLDLLYELNAKENRTIVMVLHDLNLSCRYGHHMVALSDRRVYAEGVPEKVMTAETVRHVFGLDCEVSIDPIFGTPLLIPHGKGRHIINAGTTV; translated from the coding sequence ATGAACAGACTATTGACCAATCATTTATCCATATCATATGGAGAGAATACGGTGATAGAAAATTTAGACATACAGATTCCAGAGGGTAAAATTACTATTTTGGTGGGAAGCAACGGCTGTGGGAAATCCACACTTTTGCGTTCTCTATGCCGCCTGTTAAAGCCTGCAAGAGGAGCCGTTGTATTAGATGGAAATGATATCTTTAAAATGTCCACTCGTGATGTTGCACGTAAACTTGCAGTTCTTCCCCAGGGTCCGACTGCTCCAGAGGGGCTTACTGTCATGCAGCTCGTTCGTCAGGGACGCTATCCTCACCAGAACTGGCTCCAACAATGGACCAGTGAAGATGAAGAAATGGTCCAAAAAGCCTTACACGATACAAAAATGACGGACATTGCAGACAGAACTGTAGACTCCTTATCGGGAGGTCAGCGTCAGAGAGCTTGGATTGCTATGACTTTAGCTCAGGGGACTGATATCCTGCTTCTGGACGAGCCTACCACATATTTAGACCTGGCACACCAAATAGAAGTTTTGGATCTGCTCTATGAGCTGAATGCGAAAGAGAACCGGACCATTGTCATGGTTCTTCACGATTTAAATTTATCCTGCCGATATGGACATCATATGGTGGCACTGAGTGATCGAAGGGTGTATGCAGAGGGTGTTCCAGAAAAGGTTATGACCGCGGAAACCGTTCGTCACGTATTTGGCCTCGATTGCGAAGTTTCTATAGATCCTATCTTTGGTACCCCACTTTTGATTCCTCATGGAAAAGGAAGGCATATTATTAATGCTGGAACTACTGTTTGA
- a CDS encoding Rossmann-like domain-containing protein: MKDLRIALGMIQKNYEIYKEPVPIIKEFVLGHRWFMVSDTNDRLSMSLRVTKEKAFDEHERILKSLIGRPADECVYELIKGSDEELRIIAACLCNLLSKPFNSADRLKDRGIIRTEGRVFDYDVKDKKVGIIGYGLYNEVFLGKCKEFHAFDLRDPKGILSYKIGKETKVYPENIHWHLGENALEHKDILESLDIVVMTGCTIVNNTYQDILRTCKNAKIRGIYGPSAELCPEYLFDLGYNYIFSASVRDKEAFYNSNFAAIPEGMDLSYMDCYELRHT, encoded by the coding sequence ATGAAAGATTTAAGAATAGCACTGGGCATGATACAGAAAAACTATGAAATATATAAGGAACCAGTGCCAATTATAAAAGAATTTGTATTGGGGCACAGATGGTTTATGGTATCTGATACCAATGACAGATTATCCATGTCACTGCGTGTGACAAAGGAAAAAGCTTTTGATGAACATGAGAGAATTTTAAAATCCTTAATTGGAAGGCCGGCAGACGAATGTGTCTACGAGCTAATTAAAGGGTCAGATGAAGAACTTAGAATAATAGCAGCTTGTTTATGCAATCTGTTAAGTAAGCCATTTAACTCGGCAGACAGGCTTAAAGACAGAGGGATTATTCGTACAGAAGGACGCGTATTTGACTACGATGTTAAGGATAAAAAGGTTGGAATCATAGGATATGGTCTATATAATGAAGTTTTTCTTGGAAAGTGTAAGGAATTTCATGCCTTTGATCTTCGGGACCCGAAGGGAATCTTAAGTTATAAAATTGGAAAGGAGACAAAAGTATATCCTGAAAACATCCATTGGCATCTTGGAGAAAATGCACTTGAACATAAAGATATACTTGAAAGCCTGGATATTGTAGTAATGACTGGCTGTACAATTGTAAACAATACCTATCAAGATATTCTAAGAACATGTAAAAATGCTAAAATAAGAGGAATATACGGACCAAGTGCTGAGCTATGTCCGGAATATCTGTTTGATCTCGGATATAATTATATCTTTAGCGCTTCAGTAAGGGATAAGGAGGCCTTTTATAATTCTAATTTTGCAGCCATTCCAGAAGGAATGGATTTATCTTATATGGACTGCTATGAACTTAGACATACCTGA